A region of Epinephelus fuscoguttatus linkage group LG1, E.fuscoguttatus.final_Chr_v1 DNA encodes the following proteins:
- the si:ch1073-335m2.2 gene encoding msx2-interacting protein isoform X1 has protein sequence MVRETRHLWVGNLPEHVREEKIVEHFKRYGRVESVKVLRKRGSEGGVAAFVDFVDIKSAQKAHNAVNKMGDRDLRTDYNEPGSVPSAVRSLEDSSPSSSRDVTGFSRGTVGPVFGPPVSLHTREGRYERRIDGSSESRERAYDHSPYGHHERSGTFDRQRHYNADYYRDRSMFAAAGPGSSAIGGSFEASDPHFDSRIRDPFTLTNSTRRDLYRDDRGRRVDRTYHHRRSRSSHSSQSRHPSPQRTTGQTPKTPHSPKRAPLSPGRGPRSRSRSRSSSSDSVSSTSSTGSGSDSNSSSSDGSRARSVQSSAAHAPTSSMGLDSDEPRRSFGIKVQNLPVRSTDTSLKDGLFHEFKKHGKVTSVQIHGASEDRYGLVFFRQQEDQEKALTVSKGKLFFGMLIEVTAWNGPETESENEFRPLDGRIDEFHPKATRTLFIGNLEKTTSYQQLLDIFQRFGEIVDIDIKKVNGVPQYAFVQYSDIASVCKAIKKMDGEYLGSNRLKLGFGKSMPTTCVWLDGLATSITEQYLTRHFCRYGHVVKVVFDRLKGMALILYNNTDFAQAAVRETKGWKIGGNKIKVDFASQESQMAFYRSMQASGQDIRDFYEIPPERREERRPPYHEFTAERAYYENIRTPGLYPEEARRDYAARSRDRFPELEHYQADHFDPRYHEDPRDYRDYRDPFEQDIRKYTYIQRERERERERFEADRSRWSPSHPRRPVTPTVSPSPSERAPRDPERRVYSQSSERSGSVSSMSPPPHFDKSEKTLLEHASKSDKSDKSSQPDRVAGAEKIKRAKRKEKGDKDKAEKIKSRKAKGQSPSNPLPDAEIETGFDGGSGRGRGSDQDANERQKCKGDGESLTGNQLSTAHHDSIKSERSEMSKGENSELDGKNRLKKHLKPDIGNDGKDLSVDSDRLAARKRRFADSGGRTIRQKRSRHEEEDAIPSADFGAGATYLKESDPDKHKDSQRRDSRLKTDKSGTQKDGQEDLRGQREKSEGSLDPLEPKRHPGHTSSRRFSHEGIADQSSTREQEHHAAFKFSTQNADTDKNVKNKEDHVDIDLSQSYRKQMEQNRRLHQQQQQRESDKPEKPGSPQGSETEDLEHRSLVHEVGKPPEDVTDNFPSHKLKKLDQFETDSGIKRERVYRSFRQKSEDPDWNNISSPGHQHFSHPADEDFVDPSQKELCRNEEKIHPDLELLVKRTHNTQVNKPNTSLLSVEEEQQKRWESRVKQDLLPDLNFSRSLSKNIHNRKRLEYGIWHDLEPGEVRSDSEEDRENKPHSPVPSTSMPFSERQRVDRFSDPKLAHLERNKFYSFALDQTITPDTKALLERAKSLSSSREDNWSFLDYDSHFASFRNRKDTEKVESAPRPTPSWYMKKKKIRSGSEDKLDDRKEEPKPEEQERRELFASRFLHSPVFELDSRRLQHLERKHEEPEPTQNQQPGQQGTVDGELDSGPVVLFHSRFLELTRLQQQKNKTHQEAKVDTMVMDENKVEKAPVQEQQALQSPQTESVMDPEIKPISPAEEPITEPRLTVTSVTQSVVKDFAPPEEKCVASDPAPDPYTPVSVIKEEVKEEVKENEPIVPMHHPLNEAPSDSEPAPVAAPEPSYSVDRCKLSPSDGKLDIVTEDVKPLCTEKPCRRDSHDEFVSISEAEPDPETTHPEVPEATSPIPPSLVEEEKEKETHFACKAIAEPEEEKKLGKVQMPTDNDTNDELVSPQKEHKTKEIKNKKCKQSPAQVAPVPVMSTSGSEKQATRKSERIDKEKLKHGSSPRAESKSTGKSPIHGSEPETSEPGISAGRARRRNVRSVYATPVGDDVPIRSGKEITESPRSARKRGTDKDATQQQNIEQDPPAPTPATKRGRPPKNRRQGDESSTVKVEKSKMDNKDTDSNESEGGERIPRGSKGKTPPHGTKGSLNPMPTVSGSGSTRKGEKTEVAEDDDQEMDFTDEDSLALQVSSSSCKEDPSIKVEQKKEEKDKQGRDAVKNKDVFHEKACEGKSNGKEQDSPPLEDKPTSEKDRIVRGKTKLTRTPKSPVLKNLKIRLNVTEVKDLLQLGDDELGNQEDSSKKIRSGDHSDHVSKCTNANKEGSNNEEKENATLDKNELLETPKSLISQELELEQAVENIAKLTDPAFPSEPATPPVPHTEVKSDPEEEKPSNPASETELMAAIYSITPEDGAVPITQAPPPSADVVSEPEIQDLIPPAKEEESETNTAAIQEEPVFPTTPKKGTKRPKTPKRPKVQKQARKDSKEGPLISEELTTPLSDSPPSDINTVPATTPSAATAAVITPTTWKPEPGPLAVKATDVNAESETSSEEQIQHLKSVNPRSKSPICPKPQQVPPECTSPSLSPLASRPNIRPIPTSRIPVSPPDWRHQSKDTGVSPSPVMPLASKENQPLPSDPDNIDTDHGTSDLRQILMKHKNISLSGSSSIPSNLPTLRDQNPSESNTLSAVVPNKSPLPGSGMAAHPAPPIVRPPASLPSPETKSVISVIASTATSVISRVCNPPEPEDKININVGNPCLDMTLPKPSYRPSKDDTGPYHGPSVADEGGSAARFIVESPTLGTGSCPGLRVNTSEGVVVLSHSGQKTEGPQRISAKISQIPQATAGDMESQQLVSMPQMKQEMYGHSHLGLQKGPSLQTDHGHPGKTQSTLSSIKQESAGLEKMESTYQSGTQGVVKRLTQGNQQAMSYHQEYMPIKHQKKMDSADPHSTDGAKPPWTSAVSPAISPHLPSPPGNHVGFVTAAADRGPSHISGVKQEPRSPRKSGHPHSPFTKVSSPIGSSSPKGIPVMLSTGLPAMQQFITGVHHPEQSVIMPPHSVPGGLGRMSPHRVTQSIPVGHLVQGDVRVNTPPLSVMSYGMHSEPLASPWSGSMQPRPTSPQAVGRDKVLKVNPGSLRGHEGEREEARRFHQAPGRQSAQLKPETMQSDPHGPLRSNVPLETYMAQRDMRVLLHQQGERLTTDPHSGHIQETLPPSSAPSSLPLSLSPRAHVLPKGVSEKDVTKPLEAKRPHSPLPKDGMMGIRQSGQAIASPQRVQLMPPGPSGSFPEYSGIYSNPRGIHSQIPETSPLGLNQPPLNVTPTMGADLQTKPDGKMTQPVNMVQLLTKYPIVWQGLLALKNDTAAVQLHFVCGNKALAHRSLPLQEGGALLRIVQRMRLEASQLESVARRMTGDSDFCLLLALPCGRDQDDVLNQTQALKAAFINYLQTKLAAGIINIPNPGSNQPAYVLQIFPPCEFSESHLSQLAPDLLNRISSISPHLMIVITSV, from the exons ATGGTTCGGGAAACCAGACACCTCTGGGTGGGAAATTTACCCGAACATGTTCGAGAGGAGAAAATCGTGGAGCATTTTAAACG GTATGGGCGCGTGGAAAGTGTTAAAGTTCTGCGGAAGCGAGGGTCAGAGGGTGGTGTTGCAGCCTTTGTGGATTTTGTGGATATCAAAAGTGCACAGAAGGCTCACAATGCTGTCAACAAGATGGGGGACAGGGACCTTCGGACTGACTACAATGAACCTGGGTCAGTCCCTAGTGCTGTTCGGAGCCTTGAAGACAGCTCACCCTCGAGCAGTCGAGACGTTACAGGATTCTCTAGGGGAACAGTTGGTCCAGTGTTTGGCCCACCTGTGTCCCTTCACACCAGAGAGGGACGTTATGAACGGAGAATAGATGG TAGCTCAGAGAGCCGTGAACGTGCATATGATCACAGCCCGTATGGACACCATGAGCGGAGTGGCACCTTTGACAGACAGCGTCACTACAATGCTGATTATTACAGAGATCGTTCCATGTTTGCTGCCGCTGGCCCAGGGAGCAGTGCTATCGGGGGAAGCTTTGAGGCATCAGACCCACATTTTGACTCTAGGATTCGAGACCCTTTCACTCTAACTAATTCTACACGACGTGACTTATACAGAGATGACAGAGGACGGCGGGTTGATAGAACCTACCATCACCGTCGGAGCCGATCGTCTCATTCCTCACAGTCAAGGCACCCTTCCCCACAACGGACCACGGGACAAACCCCCAAAACTCCTCATTCCCCTAAAAGAGCTCCTTTGTCCCCTGGGAGAGGTCCACGATCTCGATCCCGCAGCAGATCTTCAAGCTCTGATTCTgtcagcagcaccagcagcaccgGCAGCGGCAG CGATTCAAACAGCAGTTCAAGTGATGGATCTCGGGCACGCTCTGTTCAATCGTCAGCTGCACATGCCCCTACATCTTCGATGGGACTTGACTCAGATGAGCCTCGAAGAAGCTTTGGAATTAAAGTGCAAAACCTACCAGTGCGCTCCACAG ACACGAGTTTAAAAGATGGACTTTTCCATGAGTTCAAGAAACATGGGAAAGTGACCTCAGTGCAGATCCATGGAGCATCAGAAGACCGCTATGGCTTGGTGTTCTTCAGACAGCAGGAGGATCAAGAGAAAGCCCTCACTGTCTCCAAAGGAAAGCTGTTCTTTGGCATGCTGATTGAAGTCACTGCCTGGAATGGTCCTG AAACAGAGAGTGAAAATGAGTTCAGGCCCTTGGATGGGCGGATAGATGAGTTCCACCCAAAGGCCACAAGGACACTGTTTATAGGCAACCTTGAGAAGACCACCAGTTATCAACAACTCCTTGACATCTTTCAACGCTTTGGAGAAATTGTG GACATTGACATCAAGAAAGTAAATGGAGTTCCCCAGTATGCCTTTGTGCAGTACTCTGATATTGCCAGTGTCTGCAAGGCCATTAAGAAGATGGATGGGGAGTATCTGGGCAGTAACAGACTAAAG CTTGGGTTTGGGAAGAGTATGCCCACAACATGTGTTTGGCTAGATGGTTTGGCAACCAGTATTACAGAGCAATACCTCACACGGCATTTCTGCCGCTATGGACATGTAGTTAAG GTGGTATTTGACAGATTGAAAGGGATGGCCCTCATCTTGTACAACAACACAGATTTTGCTCAGGCAGCTGTAAGGGAGACCAAAGGTTGGAAGATTGGTGGCAATAAAATAAAG GTGGATTTTGCCAGTCAAGAGAGTCAGATGGCATTCTACCGATCCATGCAGGCATCTGGTCAAGACATTAGAGACTTCTATGAAATTCCTCCTGAACGACG AGAGGAACGCAGACCTCCATACCATGAATTTACAGCAGAAAGGGCTTACTATGAGAATATAAGAACCCCTGGCCTCTATCCAGAGGAAGCTCGAAGAGACTACGCTGCTCGCAGCAGAGACCGTTTTCCTGAGCTGGAGCACTATCAGGCAGATCACTTTGACCCACGTTATCATGAGGATCCAAGAGACtacagggactacagagaccCCTTTGAGCAAGACATTCgaaaatacacatatattcAAAGAGAGCGAGAAAGAGAACGAGAGCGTTTTGAGGCTGACCGCAGCAGGTGGAGCCCCTCCCATCCAAGGCGACCTGTCACTCCTACAGTATCACCCTCACCATCAGAGCGTGCTCCCAGAGACCCAGAACGGCGAGTTTACAGCCAATCCTCTGAACGCAGTGGGAGTGTAAGCTCAATGTCACCACCACCACACTTTGACAAATCTGAAAAAACCCTGCTGGAACATGCCTCAAAGAGTGACAAGAGTGACAAGAGCAGCCAACCAGATCGTGTGGCAGGTGCTGAGAAAATCAAACGTGCGAAGCGAAAAGAAAAAGGTGATAAAGACAAAGCTGAGAAGATTAAATCAAGGAAAGCAAAGGGGCAGTCCCCATCCAACCCACTGCCTGACGCAGAGATTGAGACTGGATTTGATGGTGGGTCTGGAAGAGGAAGGGGATCAGACCAGGATGCTAATGAGAGGCAGAAGTGTAAGGGGGATGGTGAATCTCTTACTGGAAATCAGTTGTCAACTGCTCATCACGACTCTATAAAAAGTGAAAGATCAGAAATGAGTAAAGGTGAGAATTCGGAATTGGATGGAAAAAATCGACTCAAGAAACATCTAAAGCCTGATATTGGAAATGACGGGAAAGATTTGTCTGTGGATTCAGATCGCCTTGCTGCAAGAAAAAGGCGCTTTGCTGATTCCGGTGGAAGGACTATTCGTCAGAAAAGAAGCAggcatgaggaggaggatgctaTTCCATCTGCTGACTTTGGTGCCGGTGCCACATATTTGAAAGAGTCAGACCCTGACAAACACAAAGATTCACAACGGAGAGATTCAAGGCTCAAAACGGACAAAAGCGGCACTCAGAAGGATGGTCAAGAGGACCTTAGAGGACAAAGAGAGAAGTCAGAGGGATCTTTGGACCCACTGGAGCCAAAACGACATCCAGGGCACACTTCATCCAGAAGGTTTTCACATGAGGGGATTGCAGACCAAAGCAGTACAAGAGAACAAGAACACCATGCTGCTTTCAAATTTAGTACTCAGAATGctgacactgacaaaaatgtTAAGAACAAGGAAGACCATGTTGACATTGATCTCTCTCAGAGTTACCGCAAGCAAATGGAGCAAAATAGACGGTTAcaccagcagcaacaacagcgtGAGTCTGACAAACCTGAAAAACCAGGAAGTCCTCAAGGCAGTGAAACAGAGGACCTGGAACATCGCAGTCTTGTGCATGAAGTTGGTAAACCACCTGAGGATGTCACCGATAATTTCCCAtctcacaaactaaagaaactAGACCAATTTGAAACTGACTCAGGGATTAAGAGGGAGCGTGTCTACCGGAGCTTTAGGCAAAAAAGTGAAGATCCTGACTGGAACAATATCTCCTCTCCAGGACATCAGCACTTCTCTCACCCTGCAGATGAGGACTTTGTGGACCCTTCCCAGAAAGAGTTGTGTagaaatgaggaaaaaattCACCCAGATCTAGAGCTATTAGTTAAAAGGACACATAACACACAGGTGAACAAGCCAAACACTTCTTTACTTAGTGTGGAAGAAGAGCAACAAAAGAGATGGGAGAGCAGAGTCAAACAAGACTTGTTGCCTGACCTTAACTTTTCCAGAAGTCTAAGTAAAAACATTCACAATCGCAAGCGTTTAGAATATGGTATTTGGCATGACTTGGAGCCTGGGGAAGTACGATCCGACtctgaggaggacagagagaacaAACCCCACTCGCCTGTGCCCTCCACATCTATGCCTTTTTCCGAGAGGCAAAGGGTAGACAGGTTTTCAGACCCCAAACTAGCCCATCTCGAAAGGAACAAATTCTATTCCTTTGCACTTGATCAAACCATCACACCTGATACAAAGGCTCTGCTTGAACGTGCAAAATCTCTTTCCTCTTCCAGAGAAGATAATTGGTCATTTTTGGATTATGATTCTCACTTTGCAAGTTTCCGCAACAGGAAGGATACTGAGAAGGTTGAATCAGCACCAAGGCCTACACCCTCCTGgtatatgaaaaagaaaaagattcgAAGTGGATCTGAAGACAAACTTGATGACAGGAAGGAGGAGCCTAAGCCGGAGGAACAGGAACGCAGGGAACTATTTGCTTCCCGCTTCCTACACAGTCCTGTCTTTGAGCTGGACTCTAGGCGACTGCAACACTTGGAGCGCAAACATGAAGAACCTGAGCCTACACAAAACCAACAACCTGGTCAGCAAGGCACAGTAGATGGTGAACTTGACTCAGGGCCGGTTGTCCTTTTCCACAGTCGTTTTTTGGAACTCACGCGACTGCAACAACAGAAGAATAAAACCCACCAAGAGGCAAAAGTAGACACAATGGTCATGGATGAGAATAAAGTGGAAAAAGCACCTGTTCAAGAGCAACAGGCTTTGCAGTCACCACAAACAGAATCTGTCATGGATCCAGAAATCAAACCCATCAGTCCTGCTGAAGAGCCGATTACTGAACCCCGACTCACAGTTACTTCTGTCACCCAGTCTGTGGTTAAGGACTTTGCTCCACCAGAAGAGAAATGTGTTGCATCAGATCCAGCCCCTGATCCATATACTCCTGTGTCTGTCATAAAGGAAGAGGTAAAAGAAGAGGTAAAAGAAAATGAACCTATCGTACCCATGCACCACCCATTAAATGAGGCACCTTCTGATTCTGAACCTGCACCAGTAGCAGCACCCGAACCCAGTTATTCAGTCGATAGATGTAAACTTTCTCCATCTGATGGGAAATTGGATATTGTTACTGAGGATGTAAAACCACTCTGTACAGAAAAACCTTGCCGTCGTGACTCTCATGATGAGTTTGTTAGCATTTCAGAAGCAGAGCCAGATCCTGAGACTACACATCCAGAAGTGCCTGAAGCCACAAGTCCCATACCACCCAGTCTtgtagaggaagaaaaagagaaagagacccATTTTGCTTGTAAGGCTATAGCAGAgcccgaagaagagaagaaactTGGTAAAGTGCAGATGCCCACTGATAATGACACAAATGATGAGTTAGTCTCACCTCAAAAAGAgcataaaacaaaagaaataaaaaataaaaagtgcaaaCAATCCCCTGCTCAAGTTGCTCCAGTTCCTGTCATGTCTACCTCTGGTTCTGAGAAACAAGCAACACGCAAGAGTGAACGCATTGACAAAGAGAAGCTTAAACATGGATCATCCCCAAGAGCTGAATCAAAGTCCACAGGCAAATCACCTATTCATGGATCAGAACCTGAAACGTCAGAGCCAGGCATATCAGCAGGCAGAGCAAGGCGACGAAATGTTAGATCTGTGTATGCCACCCCAGTTGGAGATGATGTGCCCATTCGTTCTGGAAAGGAAATCACTGAGTCACCGCGCTCTGCAAGAAAGCGAGGTACAGATAAAGATGCAACCCAACAACAAAATATTGAACAAGATCCACCTGCTCCAACCCCAGCAACTAAACGAGGGCGTCCTCCCAAGAATAGACGACAAGGTGACGAGAGTTCAACAGTTAAAGTAGAAAAATCAAAAATGGACAATAAAGACACCGATTCAAATGAATCAGAAGGTGGGGAACGAATTCCAAGAGGGTCAAAAGGGAAAACACCCCCTCATGGCACAAAGGGTTCACTGAATCCGATGCCCACAGTTTCAGGATCTGGATCAACAAGGAAGGGGGAAAAAACTGAAGTGGCTGAGGATGATGATCAGGAAATGGATTTCACAGATGAAGATTCTTTGGCTTTGCAAGTTTCATCAAGTTCATGTAAAGAGGATCCATCAATAAAAGTTgagcaaaagaaagaagagaaagacaaacaaggaagagatgctgtcaaaaataaagATGTTTTCCATGAGAAGGCCTGTGAGGGTAAATCAAATGGGAAAGAGCAAGATTCCCCACCTTTAGAAGATAAACCCACCTCAGAAAAAGACAGGATTGTAAGAGGAAAAACCAAGTTGACAAGGACTCCTAAGTCTCCTGTTCTCAAGAACCTCAAAATCAGACTAAATGTAACAGAGGTAAAAGATCTTCTTCAGTTAGGGGATGATGAACTTGGGAATCAAGAGGATTCTTCAAAAAAGATCAGATCTGGTGACCACAGTGATCATGTTTCAAAGTGTACTAATGCTAACAAAGAAGGCTCCAACAatgaagaaaaggaaaatgCCACTTTGGACAAAAATGAGCTCTTGGAAACACCAAAAAGCTTAATTTCACAGGAGCTGGAATTGGAGCAGGCAGTGGAGAACATTGCTAAACTTACAGATCCAGCTTTTCCATCAGAACCAGCAACACCACCTGTACCACATACAGAAGTAAAAAGTGACCCAGAGGAAGAAAAACCCTCTAATCCTGCTAGTGAGACAGAACTCATGGCTGCTATTTACTCAATAACTCCTGAGGACGGAGCTGTACCCATAACCCAAGCACCTCCACCAAGTGCAGATGTAGTTTCAGAACCTGAGATACAGGACTTGATTCCACCTGCCAAGGAAGAAGAATCTGAAACTAATACAGCTGCTATACAGGAGGAACCTGTCTTCCCTACCACACCCAAAAAGGGCACCAAAAGACCTAAAACACCTAAACGTCCTAAAGTCCAAAAGCAAGCAAGGAAAGATTCAAAGGAAGGACCCTTAATAAGTGAGGAATTGACAACTCCTTTATCAGATAGCCCACCTTCAGATATAAATACTGTTCCTGCAACAACGCCATCGGCAgcaactgctgctgttattactCCTACAACTTGGAAGCCAGAACCTGGGCCCTTAGCTGTCAAAGCTACAGATGTAAATGCAGAGTCAGAGACATCTTCTGAAGAACAGATTCAACATCTTAAATCTGTTAACCCCCGGTCTAAGAGTCCAATATGCCCAAAGCCCCAACAGGTTCCACCTGAGTGCACCTCTCCTTCCCTGTCTCCATTAGCTAGCAGGCCAAATATCAGACCCATTCCAACAAGTAGAATTCCTGTTTCTCCACCAGATTGGCGCCACCAGTCTAAAGACACAGGGGTCTCCCCTTCACCTGTCATGCCGTTGGCATCCAAGGAAAACCAGCCTTTACCCTCAGACCCTGACAACATAGATACTGACCATGGTACAAGTGACTTGAGACAGATTCTtatgaaacacaaaaatatttcattGTCAGGCAGTAGTTCTATTCCTAGTAATCTGCCCACCTTGCGAGATCAGAACCCCTCTGAAAGTAATACTTTATCAGCTGTTGTGCCAAATAAATCACCACTGCCCGGTAGTGGAATGGCAGCTCATCCAGCTCCACCTATAGTTCGACCTCCAGCCTCACTGCCATCTCCTGAGACAAAGTCTGTGATCTCTGTTATTGCATCCACTGCAACCTCTGTTATCAGTCGTGTTTGCAACCCTCCTGAGCCTGAggacaaaataaacataaacgTTGGAAATCCGTGTTTGGACATGACTCTACCCAAACCATCTTACAGGCCCAGCAAAGACGATACTGGACCATACCATGGGCCGTCTGTTGCTGATGAGGGAGGAAGTGCTGCACGTTTCATTGTTGAGAGCCCCACTCTTGGTACAGGATCTTGCCCAGGTCTGAGAGTTAATACTTCTGAAGGAGTGGTGGTGTTGAGCCACTCAGGGCAGAAAACAGAGGGACCACAGAGGATTAGTGCAAAAATAAGTCAAATCCCACAAGCAACTGCAGGTGACATGGAATCTCAGCAGTTGGTATCCATGCCCCagatgaaacaggaaatgtatGGTCATTCTCATTTAGGACTTCAGAAAGGCCCTTCATTGCAGACAGATCATGGGCATCCTGGTAAGACGCAGTCAACTTTGTCTTCTATTAAACAAGAAAGCGCTGGTTTGGAAAAGATGGAATCTACTTACCAATCTGGAACACAAGGAGTAGTGAAGCGTCTCACACAGGGTAACCAGCAAGCAATGAGTTACCATCAGGAGTACATGCCAATAAAACATCAGAAGAAAATGGACAGCGCTGATCCTCACAGTACAGATGGAGCTAAACCACCTTGGACCTCTGCTGTAAGTCCTGCAATAAGCCCCCATTTGCCTTCTCCACCTGGCAACCATGTAGGCTTTGTTACAGCGGCTGCTGACAGAGGTCCCTCCCACATCAGTGGAGTCAAACAGGAACCACGGTCCCCTCGCAAATCAGGTCATCCACACTCTCCGTTTACTAAAGTGTCCTCACCCATAGGCTCTTCGTCACCCAAGGGAATACCAGTGATGTTATCCACTGGCCTACCTGCCATGCAGCAGTTTATTACTGGTGTACATCATCCAGAGCAGTCGGTTATCATGCCACCTCATAGTGTACCTGGGGGCTTGGGACGGATGTCTCCTCACCGTGTTACCCAGTCAATTCCAGTGGGGCATCTTGTCCAAGGAGATGTACGGGTCAATACTCCACCCCTTTCTGTGATGAGCTATGGGATGCATAGTGAGCCTCTTGCCTCTCCCTGGTCTGGTTCTATGCAGCCACGGCCCACCTCACCCCAGGCTGTTGGCAGAGACAAGGTTCTCAAGGTGAACCCTGGTTCTTTGAGGGGTCATGAGGGGGAACGGGAAGAAGCCAGACGCTTCCATCAGGCTCCAGGAAGACAGTCTGCACAGTTAAAGCCAGAGACTATGCAGTCAGATCCTCACGGGCCTTTGCGGAGTAATGTCCCACTAGAAACCTACATGGCACAAAGAGATATGCGTGTACTCTTGCACCAACAGGGAGAGCGTTTGACCACAGACCCACATTCTGGACACATTCAAGAGACTCTTCCCCCCTCTTCAGCACCCTCCAGCCTACCCTTATCCTTGTCTCCTAGAGCACACGTTTTGCCTAAAGGTGTGTCTGAGAAGGATGTAACAAAGCCATTAGAGGCAAAAAGGCCACACTCTCCTCTTCCTAAAGATGGAATGATGGGGATCAGACAATCTGGGCAAGCAATAGCATCTCCCCAGAGAGTTCAGCTAATGCCACCAGGACCTAGTGGTTCATTCCCAGAGTACTCTGGGATCTACTCAAACCCAAGAGGCATCCATTCTCAAATACCAGAGACGTCTCCTCTTGGACTTAACCAGCCACCGCTGAACGTCACACCAACTAtg GGTGCAGACCTCCAGACGAAACCAGATGGCAAGATGACGCAGCCTGTTAATATGGTGCAGTTGCTCACG AAATACCCTATTGTGTGGCAAGGCCTGCTGGCACTGAAGAATGACACAGCTGcagtccagttgcattttgtctgtggaaacaaagctttggcTCATCGATCACTGCCCCTTCAAGAAGGAGGCGCATTGCTTAGGATTGTCCAGAGAATGAGACTAGAGGCTTCGC